The following is a genomic window from Sporocytophaga myxococcoides DSM 11118.
TTCAGGAGGTGCAGCAGTAGTGGTTGGAGAGCAAATTCCTGAAGCTGAAAGTCTGAAAAAAACATTTTTAAATGCAGCAATTCCATCAAATGCAATGATTATTGAGACTGAATCCCGAAATACCATGGAGAATGCATTGTTTACCAAAAAAATAATTGACTCACTGAATTTAAAAGGCCCTTTCCTACTTGTTACTTCAGCATTTCATATGAAGAGAGCAAATGGATGTTTTAAAAAAGCAGGTATTGAAGTTACAGAATATCCAACTGACTTTTATTCTACAGATGGTAAATTTACCCCAGATTATTTGATCATACCTTCGGAAAGGGCGCTCTCAAAATGGAGCCTGCTAATCCATGAAATTTTAGGATATTGGGTATATAGAATAATGGGTTATAGTATTCCTACTTAACCCAAACAGATTTAATATTTACAAACTCTCTGATCCCAAATGCAGCAAGCTCCCTTCCGTATCCGGAAAGTTTAACTCCACCAAATGGAAGTCTTGGATCCGATTTTACCATACCATTGATAAATACAGAACCTGATTCTATATGTCGCGCTAAAACTTTACCTTTTTCAAAATCTCCTGTCCAGATAGAAGCTCCGAGTCCATACTTGCTTTGATTTGCCATATTAATAGCTTCCTGTTCATGATGAACACTTATAATGGCAGCTACTGGTCCAAAAAGCTCTTCATCAAAAGCTGGCATGCCTGGTTTAACATTATCAAGTATTGTTGGGGTAAAAACAGCACCTTTTGGAGGTATTCCTCCAACTACCACAGAAGCTCCCAAAGCAATACTTTTTTGAACCTGAGCATGAAGACTTTCGGCGAGGTCCTTTCTTGCGAGAGGTCCAACCTGAACCTCTGGAAGCAATGGGTCTCCAAGTTTTAAGACACTGATTGCCTTTGCCATCACCTCAACAAATTGATTTTTAATTGAATCCATCACAATAAATCGTTTAGCGGCGATACAACTTTGGCCATTATTTATCATTCTTGCCTTCACTGCCCACATAGCTGCCTCTTCAATATTGGCGTCTTTCAGAACAATAAAGGGATCACTTCCTCCAAGCTCAAGGACAGTTTTTTTAAGATTCGCACCAGCAGATGCTGCGACTTTCATTCCAGCCTGTTCACTACCTGTAAGTGTCACGGCTTTAATCGTTTTGTGAGCAATAAGCCTGTCAGTATCTTCTCCAGATATTAATACAGATTGAAAAACACCTTTGGGAAAACCGGCTTCTTCAAATAAATCTTGTATCGCCAATGCACATTGAGGTACATTGGAAGCATGTTTCAGGATACCTGTATTTCCCGCCATAATTGTCGGAGCAGCAAATCTGAATACCTGCCAAAAGGGAAAATTCCATGGCATGATTGCGAGAATACATCCTAATGGATCAAACTCAACATAACTTTCAGAAGCATCAGAAATTATCAAATCATCTTTAAGGAAAAATTCTGCATTTTCAGCATAGTACTCACAAACCCATGCACACTTCTCCACCTCTGCTTCTGCTTCCTTTATCGGTTTACCCATTTCAGAAGTCATAAGAGCAGAGAGATATCCCTTTTTTTCCCTGAGCTTCCCAGCTATTTTATTGAACAGAGAACTTCTTTTTTCAAAAGAATAGCCTTTCCACACTTTAAAAGCTTTTTCAGAAAAAGCCAAAACCTCATTTATTTTATCATCAGAATAAGATTCATATTCTTTCAATAATTGTCCTGAAAAGGGGTTTACAGATTTTATTTTTCCCATGATTGAAAATTAATTATTGAATAACTAAAATAAAAAAGGGCTGTTCCTTTCGGAAAGCCCTTTTTTATTTTTTTTAATTTTTGATTAGTCTTCGTAGTTGAATGAAGCCTTTTGTTCGCCAACGATTACATCAAATGCACCTGGCTCTGTTACGAAAGTTTTTTCATCCATGCCGATAAATGCAAGGTCACTCTTATTAAGTTCAAACTCTACAGTTTGAGTTTGCCCTGGAGCCAAAGAAATCTTTTTGAATTTTCTTAATCTCATCCAAGAAGGAGTAATTGTAGCAAAATGGTCTCTAGTATAAAGTTCTACAGCTTCTTTACCAGCTTTAGAACCTGCATTTTTCACATCTACAGTTACTTTAATTGATCCGTTTCCTTTAAGTGTAGGTGAACTTACTTTAAGGTTTGAATATTCAAATTTAGTATAGCTCAAACCAAAACCGAATGGCCATTGAGGTTTATATCCACCTTCTCCCATTTGACCAGGAGCAAGTTCAGTAACCTTATCGCTGTATTTATGGTCATAATGAATAATATCTCCACTAAATCTTGGGTAAGAGAATGGGAGTTTACCACTAGGGTTTACATCACCAAAAAGAACTTCAGCAATTGCATTGTGTCCTTGACTTCCTGGGATATAAGCATCAATGATACCTTTAGCTCCATCTTCAATTTTTCTGATAATTCTAGGTCTTCCTTCTACAAGAACGATTATTACTGGTTTACCAGCTTCATAAAGAGAAGCTACTAATTTTTGTTGCGCTTCAGGTAGATCAAGTTCGTCAATAACTCCAGGAGATTCTGCATAAGCATCTTCACCGATACATACAACAACGTAATCAACAGATTTTGCAAGTTCTACAGCTTTTTTAGCATCTGCTTCTTTATCAAACTCAGATCCTTTAGCATATAGAGTTGTTCCACCAGTATTCTTTGCTTTTATAGCATTAAAGATGTATGCGGTAGTATCTGGATAATATTTAGATTCATTTCCTTGCCAAGTATATGACCATGAACCATTAAGGGCAGTAATTGATTTAGCTGCAGGACCAGTAACTAATATTTTTTTTCCTTTAGCAAGAGGAAGAATGTTTTCTTTGTTTTTCAAAAGAGTTACAGATTCTCTCGCAGCTTCTAATGCAGCAGTTTTATATTCAGCCAAACCAAAATTCTTCATAGCATCTTTTTCAGGATATGCATTGATGAAAAGTCCGGTTCTGAATTTCAGAGTTAAAATTCTTCCTACAGCTTCGTTAATTCTTGCCTGAGAAACAGAACCCTCTTTTACAAGTTCTACAAGGTATTCGTAGAATGTATAATCGTGAGGAACCATACTCATATCAATACCAGCGTTTACTGCAAGCTTAACAGCTTCTTTCGGAGTCTGGGCAACTTTGTGCTTAGTATGAAGTCTGATAATATCTTCCCAGTCAGAAACAGCAAGACCTTTAAAGCCAAGCTCTTTTCTTAACACATCAGTCAATAAATATTTGCTTCCATGCACGGGAACACCATTGATTTCACTTGAGTTGATCATGATAGTGCTAGAACCAGCATTTACAGCAGCTCTGAAGGGAGGAAGGAAATATTCTCTTAAAACTCTTTCAGGAATATAAGCAGGAGTTCTGTCTTTACCTGATAGTGGCAATGAATAACCGATATAGTGCTTCATACATGAAGCCACTCTGTCAATTCTATTAAGGTTCCCGTCACCTTCCATACCTAAGATAGAAGCAACACCCATTTGACTTACTAAGTAAACATCTTCACCATAAGTCTCAGGGAATCTAGGCCAAAGCGGCTGTCTACCTACGTCTAAAACAGGAGCAAAATTCCATCTGATACCAGATGCTCTTGTTTCTTTAGCAGTGATTTCTCCTGCAAGTTTGGATAGTTCAATGTTACGAGTTGCTCCAATACCAATATTCTGAGGGAATAAAGTTGACTTTGAAGTGAAAGTCACACCATGGATTGCGTCGATACCATAAAGCACTGGGATTTTATTAGCAGTTTGCTTTGTAGCAACATCCTGGATAGCTGTAATAATCTGATGCCATGTTTCAACAGAGTAAGCATGGTTAATTGCATTAAGAATAGAACCAACTTTATAATCCACTACAGCTTTTCTCAAAGCTTCAGGATCAATAGTTCCATCCATGTTACCGTAACCGCCTTTAAGGACAACGTTAAGGTTCACCTGAGTCATCTGGCCAACCTTTTCCTCAATACTCATTTTACCCAACAGTTCCTGAACTTTGGCTTCCACTTCAGCATCTGTCAATACAACAGGTGCAGAAGCCGCAGGAGTTTTAGATCCTTTTTTCTGCCCATAAGCGGGGCCTAGCAAGGTGGCTAAAAATATCATTGAACCGATCAGGGTTTTCAATGAAAATAAACGTTTCTCCATAAAATGTTTTAAATGATGCTTTTTAAGATAAGTTTAATAAAAAGAAAAAGCTGTTCCCTTACGGAAACAGCTTCAAAGCTAATTATATTTTTATTTAAATCCGAAAAATAATGGCAGAGTTAAAATGGTTCAGGCTAAATTATTTCTTTGCCTTTGCATCTTCTGCAGTCATCATTTTTATTTCGTCAATCACAAGACTTCCAGTATAGGCCTTTCCTCCAGGATTAATATAAAATAAAATTTGAACTATCTTAGCAGGATTTACTTTCTGTTTTGTCGGGAAAGACTGTTCGAACTTACCAGTAAAATCGAAATACAAATCTACGAAATCAGCTCCGGCAGCAACTGTCTGCACTACAGGCTTAAGATTTGTGGAGTACCCATCAATATCTTTCACATCAAGTCTTATTTGCCCAGCTTTATCAGCTTTAACTCTTACTTTAACAACAGGTGTTGCTGTAAAGTCAGTTGATAAAAAGCCTCTTCCGAATGTTTCATACATTGGACCAACTCCATTCAATTCTACTTTTAGATCTTCACCTGCTTTTGAAAGTTTCACTTTATCACTTCCACCATACCACTTTACAATGCCATCCTTGAAATTATCAAGATTAACAATTTTGGAATTTACAGGAGTAGAAGCAGCCACAACTTCTTCTTCTTTTGCTTTCACAGTAGCTTCAATAACTGCAGGCTCTTCTGCCTTTTTCTCTGCAACAGGTTTGGTTTCTACTGCAGCCTTCTTTTCTGCAACTACTGCTTTCTTTTCTGGTGTAGAAGTTGCAGCTTTAGGAGCTTCTTTTGGCTTAGCAGTTTCTTTGACTGCTGGTGCTTCAGCAACAGGTTGAGCAGGAGTATCTTTTGCTATCGCAGTTTCCGTTGAAGCTGGAGTTGTTGTATTAGAAGAAGATGATGATGATTCCTCTTTTTTCTCCTCAACTTTTCCCTGACCTGTTAGTTCATTATACTTTTGTCTGGTGATTACTTCGATTTCATCGACATAGATCTTTCCTTCAAAAGCTGGTCCTCCCGGGTTAATGAAGAACAAGATATCCTTAATTTGAGCAGGATTCACAGTTTGATTGTCTGGATATACCTGAGAGAATTTCCCATTGTAATCATAGAAATAATCTCTGTATTCATTCAAAGCAATTTTGTGAGAAACTACACTGGCATTGGTAACTCTACCATCAGCATCTTTAACATCACCTCTAAGAATAGGCTCACTATCTCCGATGGCTTTGGCTCTAACTCTTACAATATCTGCCTTATTAAAATCTTTAATTGTAAATGCTCTACCAAAACACTCATATCCTGGTCCTGCTCCTGTTGCAGTAATAGCAAGTTCTTCACCTTCAGTCATCAGGTTAATTTTATCAGCAGCCCACCAAGAATCAATTGGCTCAGAGAAATCATCAATGATTCCACCAACAGCCGCCGGACCTGCAGCAGGTAATTCTGAAAGAGGTATCGCTTTTATTTCATCAATATAAAGTGTTCCGGTATAAGGAGAGCCTCCACCATTGATAAAGAATAATACTTCATTGATAATTTTAGGATCTACATCTTTAGATTCTGGCCAAGCCTGTTTCCATTTGCCTGTAAAATTGTAGTAGAAATCCTGATAAGGGCCGTTTTTCGGCACTTTGTTATTGGCAATCATATCTGCCATATAACCATTAGCATCACGAAATCTGATACTAACATTAGGAGCTGTTGCACCTTCCGAACGCATTCTAAGCTTAAGAACAGATGCTTCGGTAAAATCAAGCATTGTAATGGCACTACCAAAACACTCCCATTTCGGTCCAACATTTTTCATTTGGATTTTTAAGGTATCACCTTTTTTGGCCAGAGCAAGTTGATCGTTAGCTACCCACCAGCTGTATATTTCATTTGAAAAACCTTCAACAACTCCCTTATTGAATTTCAGAACCGGAACACCGAATTCCGGATCTTCAGCAACAGCAAGTTGACTACTGTCATCTAAAGTAGCTTTTTCAAGGCTTACACAGCCACTGAAAATGACGGGTAAGAAAAGTACCTTTATTGAATATTTAAAGAATTTCTTCATTTGTTAATGTCCTTATTAATTTTGAGGTAAAGGTTTACCGTAGGTAAAGATTGGATAGTCAAATATCAGATTTGTTTTAGCTCCACTTGGATCTGAAAGCAGTACAAATCCCATTTTACCCGCTTTATGAGGCTCTTTAATTCTGTTTCCAGGAATTGTTGTTGTGAATGAAAAGTCACTGTATTTAATAGACAATAACTTCCAACCTGTCCAGTTAATTTTAAAGTCATAAAACAACTCATCTTCGCTTGCCGACTCTACACCACCTTTTCCATTGTCATCCTCCTGAATTTTTATAGACCCTTTATCAGAAATATTCCCAGTTCCATAAACAAACATATTGAAATAAACACTATCAGGATTTGTAGAAGCTAATTTTAAAGTCTGAATAAAACCAGCACCGTCAACGTAAAAATCAACATTCGCATCTGTTGCATTTATCTTGAAATACTGATTTCCGGAAGGAGGTTTAATTGTCTTAGAATTTTGAGGAGAATATGCAACAGTTCCAAGGTAGTATTTTTCCTCATTAACTACTGTTGAGCCTGCCTCACCACCAAATTTATACCATCCTGCAGGCATTTTTAAATGTCCAGTTGTGGTTACTTTTTCAAAATCTTCGACAAGCTTACCATAAGATTTAGGAGTTTTAATAGTCAAGGTATCTCTTAACCTAATATTTGACCCTAGAAAACTTAACTCAGCAAACACACTATCATTTGCTGAGAAAAAATAAAGGCCATTATGTATCCCATCCCATATAACTTTACTTAAATCTGCAGCTTTACCAGTATAAGTTACGGCTGCTCCGTGGTTACTTGTAAGAGTTAGAAAATAAGTTACCTCTTGAGAAAACTGAGCATTAAATACTACTTGATTCTTAGTGAAATCTACCAGACTTGATGGTGTTCCTGCAAATTCGTTATTGACAACATAAAAACCCGGATCTGCATTTTTATACTCAGGTCCTATCATATTCTCAGGATGCTTATCACGCTTACAGCTAATTGAAGATATTACAGTCAAAGCTGTAATTCCCAACAATGCAATTTTTTTAAATCTTTTCATAATGAAATAAATGGTCTTAAGTTTTAGAATACCATTGTATAATTTAAGAAAATCTGATTGATTTTGTAATCAAAATCGCCTAAAGATGTTTGCAATTTGCTCTTGTTGTTATAAAATACTGCCTGGCCTGTAAAGTAAGTATTTTTAGTAAATCTGTATCTGATACCTGCAGCCAATAGACCTTGGTTAAAGCCCTGACTAAGAATGGTATTAGCCTGATCTACGTCACTATATCCCTGAACAGGGTTCACAACTTCATTAAACTCGTTTCTAGCAAGTAAAAATTCATTGCCTTTAGCAGTCAACATTTTATATCCAGCGATTAAATCAAAACTTTTAACAACTTCTACATTGATACCTGCATCTATTAACGTACTTTTCAGATCAATCTGATTTCCGCCATCTCTTTTTGTATGCTCATATCTGAAACCGAAGTTAAGACCTAAAGCTCTTTCCCAGTTAACCAACTTGTT
Proteins encoded in this region:
- a CDS encoding glycoside hydrolase family 3 N-terminal domain-containing protein — protein: MEKRLFSLKTLIGSMIFLATLLGPAYGQKKGSKTPAASAPVVLTDAEVEAKVQELLGKMSIEEKVGQMTQVNLNVVLKGGYGNMDGTIDPEALRKAVVDYKVGSILNAINHAYSVETWHQIITAIQDVATKQTANKIPVLYGIDAIHGVTFTSKSTLFPQNIGIGATRNIELSKLAGEITAKETRASGIRWNFAPVLDVGRQPLWPRFPETYGEDVYLVSQMGVASILGMEGDGNLNRIDRVASCMKHYIGYSLPLSGKDRTPAYIPERVLREYFLPPFRAAVNAGSSTIMINSSEINGVPVHGSKYLLTDVLRKELGFKGLAVSDWEDIIRLHTKHKVAQTPKEAVKLAVNAGIDMSMVPHDYTFYEYLVELVKEGSVSQARINEAVGRILTLKFRTGLFINAYPEKDAMKNFGLAEYKTAALEAARESVTLLKNKENILPLAKGKKILVTGPAAKSITALNGSWSYTWQGNESKYYPDTTAYIFNAIKAKNTGGTTLYAKGSEFDKEADAKKAVELAKSVDYVVVCIGEDAYAESPGVIDELDLPEAQQKLVASLYEAGKPVIIVLVEGRPRIIRKIEDGAKGIIDAYIPGSQGHNAIAEVLFGDVNPSGKLPFSYPRFSGDIIHYDHKYSDKVTELAPGQMGEGGYKPQWPFGFGLSYTKFEYSNLKVSSPTLKGNGSIKVTVDVKNAGSKAGKEAVELYTRDHFATITPSWMRLRKFKKISLAPGQTQTVEFELNKSDLAFIGMDEKTFVTEPGAFDVIVGEQKASFNYED
- a CDS encoding YdcF family protein codes for the protein MFFILSKILFYLVMPMVWIIGILIYSIFTRDVRRKKAAVISATLLLLFFSNEFIVNKALLYWEEAPVPIADLQSGYTAVVLTGITESNKSPKDRIYYNKGADRLLHTLQLYREHKIKSIIISGGAAVVVGEQIPEAESLKKTFLNAAIPSNAMIIETESRNTMENALFTKKIIDSLNLKGPFLLVTSAFHMKRANGCFKKAGIEVTEYPTDFYSTDGKFTPDYLIIPSERALSKWSLLIHEILGYWVYRIMGYSIPT
- a CDS encoding NAD-dependent succinate-semialdehyde dehydrogenase, with the protein product MGKIKSVNPFSGQLLKEYESYSDDKINEVLAFSEKAFKVWKGYSFEKRSSLFNKIAGKLREKKGYLSALMTSEMGKPIKEAEAEVEKCAWVCEYYAENAEFFLKDDLIISDASESYVEFDPLGCILAIMPWNFPFWQVFRFAAPTIMAGNTGILKHASNVPQCALAIQDLFEEAGFPKGVFQSVLISGEDTDRLIAHKTIKAVTLTGSEQAGMKVAASAGANLKKTVLELGGSDPFIVLKDANIEEAAMWAVKARMINNGQSCIAAKRFIVMDSIKNQFVEVMAKAISVLKLGDPLLPEVQVGPLARKDLAESLHAQVQKSIALGASVVVGGIPPKGAVFTPTILDNVKPGMPAFDEELFGPVAAIISVHHEQEAINMANQSKYGLGASIWTGDFEKGKVLARHIESGSVFINGMVKSDPRLPFGGVKLSGYGRELAAFGIREFVNIKSVWVK